From the genome of Colwellia psychrerythraea 34H, one region includes:
- a CDS encoding extracellular solute-binding protein, which translates to MLTKSFTTLFIALFFMANFSASASDEVNVYSYRQPFLVEPLFTQFTEQTGIKVNVVFAKKGMAERLAREGKYSPADILLTTDISRLIELRDKDLVQAVNSPVLSNSIPKQYQAQDNTWFALTTRVRNIYSAKRLGKIDINYEDLANEKYKGRICTRSGKHPYNVALVASMISEHGEAYTLDWLKKVKNNLARKPQGSDRGQVQAIHQKLCDISLGNSYYFGKMLKDEKQKVWADEVYINFPNQKNRGAHINISGVAMAKYAPNAKNAQALMEFLVSKPAQALYAQTNMEYPVREGVAVSKLVASWGSYKADALPLEDIAKNRKTALKLLDQAQFDL; encoded by the coding sequence ATGTTGACGAAATCGTTTACTACCTTGTTTATTGCACTATTTTTTATGGCAAATTTTAGCGCCAGTGCAAGTGACGAAGTTAATGTTTACTCTTACAGACAACCTTTTCTTGTAGAACCTTTATTTACCCAATTTACTGAGCAAACTGGTATTAAAGTGAATGTAGTTTTTGCTAAAAAGGGTATGGCTGAACGCTTAGCGCGTGAAGGTAAATATAGCCCTGCCGATATACTACTCACCACAGATATTAGTCGTTTGATTGAATTACGCGATAAAGACTTAGTTCAAGCAGTTAACTCTCCAGTATTAAGTAATTCAATCCCTAAACAATACCAAGCACAAGATAATACTTGGTTTGCCTTAACTACGCGGGTTCGTAATATATATTCAGCGAAGCGTTTGGGAAAAATTGATATAAATTATGAAGACTTAGCGAATGAAAAATATAAAGGTCGTATTTGTACACGTAGCGGTAAACACCCATATAACGTTGCCTTAGTGGCTTCGATGATCAGTGAACATGGCGAAGCTTATACGTTAGATTGGCTTAAAAAAGTTAAGAATAATTTAGCACGTAAACCTCAGGGCAGTGATCGTGGCCAAGTACAAGCGATCCATCAAAAGTTGTGTGATATTTCATTAGGTAATAGTTACTACTTTGGAAAAATGCTAAAAGATGAAAAGCAAAAAGTATGGGCTGATGAAGTGTACATTAATTTCCCTAACCAAAAAAATCGCGGGGCCCATATTAATATCTCAGGCGTTGCTATGGCTAAATATGCTCCTAATGCGAAGAATGCTCAAGCGTTAATGGAATTTCTAGTCTCTAAACCTGCACAAGCGTTATATGCACAAACAAATATGGAATATCCTGTTCGTGAAGGTGTTGCAGTATCAAAGCTGGTTGCTTCTTGGGGTAGTTATAAAGCAGATGCGTTACCGTTAGAAGATATTGCTAAAAACCGTAAAACAGCATTAAAGCTATTAGATCAAGCACAGTTTGATTTGTGA